The following proteins come from a genomic window of Malus sylvestris chromosome 4, drMalSylv7.2, whole genome shotgun sequence:
- the LOC126620206 gene encoding arginine biosynthesis bifunctional protein ArgJ, chloroplastic isoform X1, which produces MYLCVPQSVSVKFPAIPRFGSSRRDFKIPAISMSAVEVSRHIPAAPIFLPEGPWKQIPGGVTAAEGFKAAGLYGGLRAIGDKPDLALVTCDVDATSAGSFTMNVVAAAPVLYCKSVLHTSETARAVLINAGQANAATGDAGYQDVIECSSSLAELLQLRQEEVLIESTGVIGQRIKKEALLKSLPKLVNSLSSSTEGADAAAVAITTTDLVSKSVAIQSQVGGINIRVGGMAKGSGMIHPNMATMLGVVTTDAMVSSDVWRKMVQIAVNRSFNQITVDGDTSTNDTVIALASGLSGTKISSYNSNEAVQLQVCLDVVMQSLAKSIAWDGEGATCLIEVTVTGADIEAEAAKIARSVASSSLVKAAIYGRDPNWGRIAAAAGYAGVPFDQSKLQVLLGDILLMDRGEPQLFDRSAASDYLKKAGEIHGTVVISVSVGDGPGRGQAWGCDLSYDYVKINAEYTT; this is translated from the exons ATGTATCTCTGCGTTCCTCAATCAGTCTCCGTCAAATTCCCAGCAATCCCTCGTTTCGGTTCGTCTAGACGGGACTTCAAGATTCCCGCTATTTCCATGTCTGCCGTTGAAGTCTCCCGTCACATTCCGGCAGCCCCCATTTTTCTCCCTGAAGGCCCTTGGAAGCAG ATTCCCGGTGGAGTTACTGCTGCAGAAGGATTCAAAGCTGCTGGATTGTATGGCGGTCTTCGTGCCATAGGCGACAAGCCTGATCTCGCTCTTGTTACTTGTGATGTGGATGCCACATCTGCTG GATCGTTTACCATGAATGTGGTAGCAGCTGCGCCGGTGTTGTATTGCAAATCGGTATTACACACTTCAGAAACG GCGCGAGCAGTTTTGATCAATGCTGGTCAAGCCAATGCAGCAACG GGTGATGCGGGATATCAAGACGTGATAGAGTGCTCAAGCAGCCTTGCTGAG CTACTTCAATTGAGACAAGAGGAAGTACTCATTGAATCGACTGGTGTGATTGGTCAAAGGATAAAAAAG GAAGCACTTCTAAAATCTCTTCCCAAACTGGTTAATTCACTATCATCGTCAACTGAGGG GGCAGATGCTGCAGCAGTAGCAATCACAACAACCGACCTCGTTAGCAAGAGTGTGGCAATTCAGTCTCAG GTTGGTGGGATAAATATAAGAGTCGGGGGAATGGCAAAAGGTTCCGGGATGATCCACCCAAATATGGCTACCATGCTGGGG GTAGTAACAACTGATGCGATGGTTAGTAGTGATGTTTGGAGAAAAATGGTTCAAATTGCTGTCAACCGGAGCTTCAACCAAATAACA GTAGATGGAGATACAAGCACTAATGATACTGTCATTGCGTTAGCTAGTGGATTGTCTGGAACCAAGATTTCTTCCTACAATAGTAATGAAGCAGTCCAACTTCAAGTGTGCCTTGATGTG GTAATGCAAAGTCTTGCCAAATCAATAGCTTGGGACGGAGAAGGAGCAACATGCCTAATTGAG GTCACAGTGACTGGTGCGGACATTGAGgctgaagcagcaaaaatagcACGGTCGGTGGCATCTTCTTCACTAGTAAAG GCTGCAATATATGGCAGAGACCCAAACTGGGGGCGCATTGCTGCTGCTGCAGGGTATGCAGGAGTACCCTTCGACCAAAGCAAGCTCCAAGTATTGCTAGGGGATATTCTGCTCATGGATCGTGGGGAACCACAATTATTCGACAG GAGTGCGGCTAGTGACTACCTCAAGAAGGCTGGTGAGATCCATGGCACGGTTGTAATTAGTGTATCCGTAG GTGACGGCCCTGGGCGAGGTCAAGCATGGGGTTGTGATCTAAGTTATGATTATGTTAAAATTAATGCCGAGTACACAACATAA
- the LOC126620206 gene encoding arginine biosynthesis bifunctional protein ArgJ, chloroplastic isoform X2 — translation MPAIKIPGGVTAAEGFKAAGLYGGLRAIGDKPDLALVTCDVDATSAGSFTMNVVAAAPVLYCKSVLHTSETARAVLINAGQANAATGDAGYQDVIECSSSLAELLQLRQEEVLIESTGVIGQRIKKEALLKSLPKLVNSLSSSTEGADAAAVAITTTDLVSKSVAIQSQVGGINIRVGGMAKGSGMIHPNMATMLGVVTTDAMVSSDVWRKMVQIAVNRSFNQITVDGDTSTNDTVIALASGLSGTKISSYNSNEAVQLQVCLDVVMQSLAKSIAWDGEGATCLIEVTVTGADIEAEAAKIARSVASSSLVKAAIYGRDPNWGRIAAAAGYAGVPFDQSKLQVLLGDILLMDRGEPQLFDRSAASDYLKKAGEIHGTVVISVSVGDGPGRGQAWGCDLSYDYVKINAEYTT, via the exons ATGCCGGCCATCAAG ATTCCCGGTGGAGTTACTGCTGCAGAAGGATTCAAAGCTGCTGGATTGTATGGCGGTCTTCGTGCCATAGGCGACAAGCCTGATCTCGCTCTTGTTACTTGTGATGTGGATGCCACATCTGCTG GATCGTTTACCATGAATGTGGTAGCAGCTGCGCCGGTGTTGTATTGCAAATCGGTATTACACACTTCAGAAACG GCGCGAGCAGTTTTGATCAATGCTGGTCAAGCCAATGCAGCAACG GGTGATGCGGGATATCAAGACGTGATAGAGTGCTCAAGCAGCCTTGCTGAG CTACTTCAATTGAGACAAGAGGAAGTACTCATTGAATCGACTGGTGTGATTGGTCAAAGGATAAAAAAG GAAGCACTTCTAAAATCTCTTCCCAAACTGGTTAATTCACTATCATCGTCAACTGAGGG GGCAGATGCTGCAGCAGTAGCAATCACAACAACCGACCTCGTTAGCAAGAGTGTGGCAATTCAGTCTCAG GTTGGTGGGATAAATATAAGAGTCGGGGGAATGGCAAAAGGTTCCGGGATGATCCACCCAAATATGGCTACCATGCTGGGG GTAGTAACAACTGATGCGATGGTTAGTAGTGATGTTTGGAGAAAAATGGTTCAAATTGCTGTCAACCGGAGCTTCAACCAAATAACA GTAGATGGAGATACAAGCACTAATGATACTGTCATTGCGTTAGCTAGTGGATTGTCTGGAACCAAGATTTCTTCCTACAATAGTAATGAAGCAGTCCAACTTCAAGTGTGCCTTGATGTG GTAATGCAAAGTCTTGCCAAATCAATAGCTTGGGACGGAGAAGGAGCAACATGCCTAATTGAG GTCACAGTGACTGGTGCGGACATTGAGgctgaagcagcaaaaatagcACGGTCGGTGGCATCTTCTTCACTAGTAAAG GCTGCAATATATGGCAGAGACCCAAACTGGGGGCGCATTGCTGCTGCTGCAGGGTATGCAGGAGTACCCTTCGACCAAAGCAAGCTCCAAGTATTGCTAGGGGATATTCTGCTCATGGATCGTGGGGAACCACAATTATTCGACAG GAGTGCGGCTAGTGACTACCTCAAGAAGGCTGGTGAGATCCATGGCACGGTTGTAATTAGTGTATCCGTAG GTGACGGCCCTGGGCGAGGTCAAGCATGGGGTTGTGATCTAAGTTATGATTATGTTAAAATTAATGCCGAGTACACAACATAA